The genomic interval TTTAGAGTTCGCGTCTTGTAATTGTTTTACAATaacttataaaaattattacgtTAAATTATACAAAATTTGATAGTAAGTTACACCAATATTAACATTATATTTTTGAGAGTATTAAACAATTTTAACATTACGTGGCATGGCTCAGAATATCTAAGCAGAATATTCACTTAACTACAAAGTAGGGTCGGGGTGAGCTAAGGTTGGGCTAGGCGCAGCTTAGGATCCACCCAGCTAaagcccaaaataaaaaaattaattttaaaattacatatatttttaacaattttttaaaatgccACATTTCTTTTAAAAGAGTTCAATAATTTTGTTTCTACCCAAGACACAATTACTCTCAGTACTCTCAGGGTTGGCCATGCAAGAAATGCCGAAAAATATGAATCGTCCGGTGTGGTGTgattatgattaattttttgtgattaagtAAAACACATTAACGACACGAGTTTTGTCTctttaacaaaaacaaaaacgacATCTATTTTgtgttacttaaaaaaaatgcaGAACGACTCGTCGTTTAATGAGGTAATTGAGGACAGAAAAGAAACACATTCCAGTGATCCACTACGctaaaacgacatgtcgttttcggTATCAAGTTCGCAGAAAGGAACACAAGACAAAAGCTCCCAACAACTACAACAATGGATCAGTCTTCCCATTCAATCTTTCCTCTGCTCCTGAAAATTCCTAATCCGTTGAGTTTATACAAATTCagtatatattatacatatatttgtgTATGAAGATCGTCACCTATAACGTGAATGGCCTGAGACCACGAATCTCACAATACGGTTCTCTGCTCAAACTTCTGGACTCCTTCGACGCCGACATCATATGCTTCCAGGAGACCAAGCTCCGAAGGCAGGAACTCACCGCCGATTTGGTAATGGCGGAGGGTTACGAGTCGTTCTTTTCCTGTACTCGAACCTCCGAACGAGGCCGAACTGGCTATTCCGGTAAGGTGTTTGATGAAATGCCTCAGCCAAAACCTACCAAAGAGCATTGTCtcaatttttgttttgttttgttttgtttcaggTGTTGTTACTTTTTGCCGTGTGAATTCGGCGTTTTCGAGTACTGAAGTGGCGTTGCCATTGGCGGCAGAGGAAGGTTTTACTGGTGTTCTTGGAAATCCTCGTTTGGTTGCTACTGGACTCGAGGAGTTTGAGAAAGATGATCTTGTTAAGGTTGATGGTGAAGGTCGTTGTGTTATGACTGATCATGGTCATTTTGGTGAGTTTAATGTTAGGAATACTATATTGCATAGAATGGTAGTGCAATACTGACCTACTAAGTCTTAGCAAATCAATAGATCAACCAAACATATTACCAAAAACATACCATTATCACGagacaatatttatttatagagtTGGAAATAAAACCTAGCAACGAAATCTAGTTAGACTGGTCACTTCTGCGTACaaagatgctaagcccattaactatAGATCTCTAACTATACAGGCTAAAATGAGAAAGAATTCCTTATCAAcctatattttaatgaaataattaaaccGTTAATgtaaaccaaaaataaaaatcttagaTTTAACACATTCTTAAACGTTAGTTAGGCTTTAAgtgctactactactactaccgAGCATGAAATGTGTAgggagaaggaaaaaaaaagggtGTTTCTTGATTTTGATTATGGCGTGGAAATGTGGGATTTATGATGTGATTTTTGGTCAGTTCTGTTCAATTTGTATGGGCCTCGAGCTCAATGTGATGATGCAGAAAGGAACGAATTTAAGCTCAAATTCTACAAGATATTGCAGGTACGAGGAACCTCTGAACTGGGTTTAGTTTTTGAATTATGATAGAAGAGATCAATTTAGGCTGTATGGACTATGTACTGTGGACCGTTTTATTGTATCAATTTATGGCAAGAGTAGTTTTCTTTTCCCTGTTTGTGAAAATACATCTCATTATTAGAAAATGTGTTTGTATGAGTAATTATATCCGTGCATTTAAGTTACTTTCTATTGTGTTCCTCCTATCTGAAGTGTTTCCCAATCCCATTTTATTGGATTTAGTATGTCATCTATCTTTAACGTAATGTAGTTCTAGTTTTATGTAGTTGGTTTAATGATACTGATgaaatattttccttttttgttaGAAAAGATGGGAGTCTTTGCTGTGTGGGGGAAGGAGAATAATTGTTGTTGGTGATCTAAACATTGCACCCACTTCTTTAGATCGCTGTGAAGCAGGACCAGATTTTGAAAACAACGAGTAAGCTGCTGCACAAATTCTATGGAGTGGTGTCCGATGTGATCATGATTAAGTTTTGAACTGTCTAGCGGTGCACGGTtatttttttcacaattttatGGAAGAGGCTAATGTTCAGATATTAACTGACCTTGTAGATTCAGAAGATGGTTTCGATCCATGTTAGTGGAAAATGGAGGCGCTTTCTTTGATGCTTTCAGAGAAAAACACCCTGATAGGTATAAATATTAGATTATTGGATTTTGAGGTCATAACTGGTGAatagttttaaattttgttgTGTGATAATTGATTTTACTTTTGAGCTCTGTTTCTCTCTATTTTCACGAGGACTGCCTCTTTTTTTACATTGAGCATCCCATGCAACTTCTTTAACTGAAGTTGGATTTGACTTAGAAAcattactctctctctctcttttatttttttatctgaAGAAACTTTAAGTGGAAATGCGAATGTCTGTACTTTAATATCTCATGGTTATATTTCCACCATCATTTCTATATTGCTAAAAGATAGTTGTTTTTACTAATTGCTCTTTTCATTATTCTGATTATTTTGCAGAAGGGAAGCATACACATGCTGGTCTCAGAGTACAGGTGCAGAAGAATTCAATTATGGATCAAGAATTGACCATATTCTATGTGCTGGACCATGCTTGCACCAAGAGCAGGACCAGAAAGGCCACAACTTTGTAACTTGCCACTTTGAGGAGTGTGACATATTGACACAGTATAAACGATGGAAACCGGGAAATACACTCAGGTAAAGTAGCGCAGCACTTTTATTGTCTTGAATTTGCATTATCTCTGTAGTCTGTAGATTCTCCTTGTAAGTAATGCATATTATACCTAACCGCTAGGATGTGATGTTTATATTTCTTCCCAATGACAGATGGAAAGCAGGACAGCGCATCAAGCTAGAAGGCTCGGATCATGCTCCTGTTTATACAAGTTTACTGCAACTACCTGACATCCCTAAACACAGCACCCCATCTTTATCTGCCCGATACATGCCTATGGTTTATGGTATCCAGCAAACTCTTGGTATGAGGAATTAAATTTTTCTACACAATATTCTTTGCTCTTATATATGCAATTTTCACGGTTTTGAAGTCTTGGCCTATGATTCCTGCATCTTGTTTCTTTTACCATATTCCAAATTGACTGAGCCCCTCAGCCTTGTGCAGTGTCCACCTTAATGAAAAGACAAGTTGCAAAAGAAATTAAGCTTTCCGAAGTATCAAGTTCAATTCCAGATGGAGACATTATTCTTGGAAGCTGTGCTGATAGAGATAAAAGAACTTTTGGTCTATGTGATGTAGCTGATGTACCCTCCGGAAACCTTTGTTCTTCTTCAAGCCAAGGATCTGAAGTTCTCATTTCGACAGGAGATAAGATCCCAAGAGTTGCTGATGACAAAGTTGCTTCTATTACCTCAATTACACCAGGGAGTAAATACATCAGATCAATGTCTAATAACGAGCTTAAGAAAAAAGCGAAGAAAAATCAGCAGTCCCAACTCTCAATTATGTCATTTTTTCGTAAAACTTCAGTCGTTAGCAATGGTGCTGGTGTAGATAGTTCAACTAATCAGGAAGATAGTTTTGAGCCTAGTGATCTGTCAAATGAGCCTCTGTTGGGGGATAGTCAGACAAAGAACCTCAGTCAGAGTGATAGTCCTCAGCAGATTGAGTTGGAGTCAAGTGAACCAACTTTGGATCAGATTGAAGTGATTACTTGCTCTTCAGAGAAGAATAGTGCTGCCCTACTTGAGTGGCAAAGGATACAGCAGAGGATGCAGAATAGCATCCCTCTTTGCAAGGGTCATAAAGAACCTTGTGTTGCTAGAATTGTGAAGAAACAAGGACCAAATTTTGGTCGCCGATTTTATTGTTGCGTACGAGCTGAGGTATTGTATTCCTCTTACTGATTACACTCACAAAATTGAATTTGTCTCCATTATATAACTAATTTAAGAAGAGCTCGACTAATACATGAATTAACCAGAGGACTGTCTTTGTTCTTCTACAGGGACCTGCATCTAATCCTGAAGCAAATTGTGGTTATTTTAAATGGGCTGCTTCAAAATCACGGCGAAAATGATGATAATgattaataatttgaccttttAACTTTAACTAAAagctgctctctctctctttgttttCCTCTTTTTTTGTCTATTTTGCATTGCTCATGCTAACAACCATGTTCTGTAAAAATGCtatatttatcatatatattatttggcttttttttttctttaacaaATGTTTTACCTCGATTTTCAATCATTGCTCATCATCTCTCATTTATCAAAGTACCTCACCTTCTACTCAGCTTCATCTTGGCCTACACTTGCTGGGAATGTTTTCTGGTAAGTCAATTCTAAAGCCATTTAATTGATGAAATTGTTTCAAGCTATACACAGCTAAATTACCAGTACAGATTTTCACGGGTTAGACAAAAATCAGTCTTCATATTAGATTTTTTCTTATGGGTTTTCAATCTAATGATCCCACAAACAAGATACTTTGGCAAAACCTAGCATACCCTTTTGATAAATGTTATTGCATCTCTTGCAAAGTACATAAGATTTGAAATATGCAACTTTCAGATATATCACTTTGAATTCCAACAGAGAATTATAATATCTTTGTTTTTAATTCTTGGCTGTCGTCTTTAATTGATCATAGGAAGAAGACACTTTGGTGAAGCTCATCATACCTTCTACATTTTTCTACAAGGGATTTCAAGTAAGattttctatattaaataatGAGTTTGACTGTGAAAATTTGTGCAACTACTAAGGCTAGaaaatcaatttttgaattCTTACACATATATATTCTTCTAACTAATGACTTATTCTTTGcctaaattcaaaataaacagGAATAATCTAATTGGTGATTACATTACTAGTTTTTTCTTTCAAGTAATATAATGTCACGTAGTTAAGATACAATAGGCTTTGAATTCAATTAATTACAACCGTCATTGATGTCATTGTTGTTTTATTATAATCTCGGTTGTATTATCATAACTTACACAAGTTTACGTGTAACACTATTTGGTCATTGGAAGTTTTAACATTTGTTAATACACACAACCAATTGACATttgttaataaatttatatttataggaTCCTTTTTAGGCGGCGTGCACTATAGTGCCACTCATTTATTTTTCACATGATATTATATAGTTGTTAAGACTGATATTCACATTttgattgaaatttttgaataatttaggatattaaaacaataccaaaaaaaaaaaagaaaataaaaatagttacatATGCAACTAATTCActgtttaaaatttatttttggtattgtaattttttttttttttaaaaaaatagatgtCTATTATAtgtcaaataaaaaagattgagttataatttctttgaGTGACAAAAAGTCAAAAACAAAAAGTACTAGTGATGTCCCCACTTAAAcaaatccatatatatatacatgatttATATAAACTTCTAAATTTGtatttgttgtattttcttatgAAGTGATTGATCTTTTAAGGTTTTACACAAGAaatctttaatttaaaaaggACAAATGAACCATCAATATTGATCTGTAAACTAATCactttttgtttagtttttatcTTAAACAGCTAAGTCTTAAAAGACCATATGAATGGTGAACCAAAATTTAGGATTTAGTGTTTGATTTAGGTTCATGTGGGTCCCTTTGTAACTTTTTTAATGTGGTTGATTTACTTCAATTATGCCCTAAAATAGGGATATGGTATTCAACTATTCATGTATTGCTTTAACCTTTCTTTTTCAATGTCgtaactaaataataataataataatgcagtTTTTATGAATGAGACTACGCATGTTGGATCAACGTAATCATAAAAGAAGcaatatgaaataaaaaaatatttctaattgaagaaaagaaagaatatgCTAATGTTATGCACCACTAGGATGAATGAATTATTATGAGTGGTAGTATTGTTGTTTCACCACCATGAATGgtcacttttttatttttcttttctaattaaatatgcTTATTGGTTCAtacactataaaaaaattttataatgTTTTACAAATAATTTAATTGTTATTGTGTATACTTGTATACATATATTAGTAAAACCTCATAAAAATATATCACACATAAGTGTACAAGTTAGTTGATATTTAATAGTGAAATTTTGGCTatcactttaaatttttttttttaaaaaaaaagaagttaaaaaaattttgtcacatacacaaaaaaaaaaaatcccaaattaatagtataaaattaaaacataaatagATTTTGCtgtgactcttttatttttaattcttttttctttttcctcaaaAGGATAATTTCAAAACGTATTGCCGTGTTGGCAAAGATAAAACCTCTAGAACAAATGAACGTGAggtgtttatttcatattgtCATCAATTATGCATTATAACTATAGTACTATATATATCCGAAAgctgaatatatatatgtatatatttgtagacAGTTGAATTAATATTGTCTTTGTCACAAGAAGATAACGAAAGCCAATAGATCTTATCTTTTTGTGGAAGAAAAATATGGTATGATAGTGATGTATACACAATTTTAGACCCTCAAAACGTTTTTATCCTTTGGCCAATATTGGACTATGAAAGTTCTCACTTTAGGACAACGATAGCTACAAAAACTAATAAGATTCTGAATTATTTGCCTATTTGGTATATTATCACTACATTGTGATTGTGAATGTGATGGTCTTCTACAACATTTTGTAGCTTGCCCTAGTAAGTAACCAAAAagtttagttttattttcaaTAACTACTCATATAGACTAATATCCAACACGGTTTTAATTTTGTTGGTAACCTTATTGACTTGTGttgattcttattttatttttatcttgaaatttagaaaagaaaaattttcttagaaaaaatataaagaaaatatttttcatatatttgataaaataatatttatacataagtTTTAATCTTTGTAGAAAAAAAAGTTCTTAATttattgatttaattcaaacataagaaaataaaattcattattGTTTTCTTTCTCTTAAAATCCAAACAAGATCATAAAATTTTCACATCAAAACTTTCTTCAGAACAAATCTAAAAATATATTGATAACTTATTTATTGTAATTTGTTAGCACTCtttttttcataataaaatctgaaaaaataacAAAGAATGAGATTTTGATTATGTAATAGTTCTCAATCCAAGCTGGTGTATTATTAGATGCATTAACATTTCTGTATTAATAcaattcaagatattttttaGATGCACAAATGTAAGTGctccttaaaatataataataataatatattttacatgGCCATACACTTCTTTTTGCGGTGgtctttttttaatattattattattattcattttttaataaataaaaaatccaaTGGACTAGAACCTTTGTAGTCGCTATcagtatgtatatgtgtataattattatttttacaatcaACATGAAATATAATACAAAAAGAAACGATGAAGAAATATTCATCAAAACTAGTTTGCCCAACTAGTTATTACTGTTTATTTTAAGTGTATACATTATTAATTCACGAGTAATTTTTAATTGACatcaaatataaattagttacgccttagaaaaaaaaaactattttaaaaaaattataaaagttatAATTGGATGGATATTAAAGGTTGTCTTTTTTTTGGTCAGGCTCACCGGTTATTTTTGAGTTTATTATGTGCAATTTGGTTGGAGTTGTGTTTTCAATTTTTGGTGTTGTGATTAGTCTTGTCTCTATGGCATGGTTTTGAGTATTTTAGTCTTGTCTgtgtaatataattttattttgttttgttgttggtTCGTTGTTATTCATCAATGGCTCGCCCTTAATCGCTGTTAGTGGTGTGAAATAATAGGTCTTTTACAACTGAAAGTATTGTTAGTAGTGTAGTTACGTACCTGACACATTATTATAGACTCAAGCTACGAGGTTGAACTTGCTGCAACAATTTCTATGTCATTTGAGCGGTAGATGAAACAGAATATAAATGCTCTTAAAGTTCACTGTAATGTTGAAATTTTTTaatctgtttttattttatttttttgtcaaatgATCTGAGAATAAAACGACTAATTATTTAGTTCGTTTTTATTTAATTCTAATCTTAATTGTGTAtctaacgaaaaaaaaaatgtttcaattgaattgtaaattattattttagttaatttttattaataagatttgataaaaaaaataaattaagtgacaaatctaacattattattatagttAATTTAAATAACGGTAAATCtcctaattaaaaaattaaaattaaatttaaacatTAATTAACAGTAAAATAAGACAtaattttgaagatttgaacTCCTCAACGGctgaaatataataataataattagcaatttagaataaatagaagaaaaccattaataaaaaataaaaaacaatatcTAAATGAGAGGACCACCTCATCAATCAACCTGCTCCTCTTTCTTATCTTACTTTTTCCTATGGAatgtttctctctctctctctacaatTATTTGGATTTTTATCACTTTTGATTTGAGattgatttttataatttatatttaaggtCAACTAAAGATAGGGGAAGGACTTAGAAGTGAACCACTGGCTACTAAAATACCCAATCACACCAATTTCCTACACTgttgtccttttttttttcttaaattttatttttctttttatgcaTGCACCTACTTGTGCTTTGTGGGgctaaattaatttgattaattcCATTTACAACTCAATTAGCATGCTTTATTAGACCATATCTCTAATATAACATGTAAATATTGAGCTaaatttggtaaaaaaaattcctaaaagttattttttaaagttaaatAGGATCCGATATATAATTAGACCAATAACGGTATGATACCGAGGAAGATACTAGACACTAATAATGCATTTTATCAATTCATTGTGCTCTGAGATACGATAACATTTCATCACTACTATAAAATTAGACTTTAGAAGCGGTTTTTAAGACATTTCAGCGTCGATTTTGACGAAATTCACTATCGACGCTGTTCCAAGTAACGCTACAGGGGTTAAAAACAACCGACACTGTAAAGACCCTACGGAATCGGTTATTATGAAAAAATCGCCTCCATAAAGACCTTAATGGTAATAttcttattataaaatatatattaaagattacTGATaacattataattaaaaaaattatttttattgtgtgCTAAATATAACacaatattatattttgtgCTAAATTTAATATACTAttggaaaaataattttcttaaaattgttaaaatataACACTAGATCACTATTTGAACACTTTAAAATACTcatattatcattaaaataaatacCAAAAGTAATGTTTGTGTTATTATGAagtgttataatattattagtctaattaaatattatatattgttcacattttaatttaataattattataagaaacggctaatttaatttaatatcacTAAGTGTTAATCACCACTTACACCTAGTAACATGCTGTATTGTTAATCCATTTGATctttttcaatttgtttttGTTGACTTTTGATCATAAACATCATGATTAATTAGGTCTCAATACTCCATTACCACAATTGCTTCTTCTTCtaattgtatatatttatgtaaagtTTATATTATGGACAATCATCATTCTTTTTCATGATCTTAAGTCTCTCCATTTTAGggttttctcttttttattatt from Cannabis sativa cultivar Pink pepper isolate KNU-18-1 chromosome 4, ASM2916894v1, whole genome shotgun sequence carries:
- the LOC115715026 gene encoding DNA-(apurinic or apyrimidinic site) endonuclease 2 isoform X2 — its product is MKCVGRRKKKGCFLILIMAWKCGIYDVIFGQFCSICMGLELNVMMQKGTNLSSNSTRYCRWESLLCGGRRIIVVGDLNIAPTSLDRCEAGPDFENNEFRRWFRSMLVENGGAFFDAFREKHPDRREAYTCWSQSTGAEEFNYGSRIDHILCAGPCLHQEQDQKGHNFVTCHFEECDILTQYKRWKPGNTLRWKAGQRIKLEGSDHAPVYTSLLQLPDIPKHSTPSLSARYMPMVYGIQQTLVSTLMKRQVAKEIKLSEVSSSIPDGDIILGSCADRDKRTFGLCDVADVPSGNLCSSSSQGSEVLISTGDKIPRVADDKVASITSITPGSKYIRSMSNNELKKKAKKNQQSQLSIMSFFRKTSVVSNGAGVDSSTNQEDSFEPSDLSNEPLLGDSQTKNLSQSDSPQQIELESSEPTLDQIEVITCSSEKNSAALLEWQRIQQRMQNSIPLCKGHKEPCVARIVKKQGPNFGRRFYCCVRAEGPASNPEANCGYFKWAASKSRRK
- the LOC115715026 gene encoding DNA-(apurinic or apyrimidinic site) endonuclease 2 isoform X1, whose product is MKIVTYNVNGLRPRISQYGSLLKLLDSFDADIICFQETKLRRQELTADLVMAEGYESFFSCTRTSERGRTGYSGVVTFCRVNSAFSSTEVALPLAAEEGFTGVLGNPRLVATGLEEFEKDDLVKVDGEGRCVMTDHGHFVLFNLYGPRAQCDDAERNEFKLKFYKILQKRWESLLCGGRRIIVVGDLNIAPTSLDRCEAGPDFENNEFRRWFRSMLVENGGAFFDAFREKHPDRREAYTCWSQSTGAEEFNYGSRIDHILCAGPCLHQEQDQKGHNFVTCHFEECDILTQYKRWKPGNTLRWKAGQRIKLEGSDHAPVYTSLLQLPDIPKHSTPSLSARYMPMVYGIQQTLVSTLMKRQVAKEIKLSEVSSSIPDGDIILGSCADRDKRTFGLCDVADVPSGNLCSSSSQGSEVLISTGDKIPRVADDKVASITSITPGSKYIRSMSNNELKKKAKKNQQSQLSIMSFFRKTSVVSNGAGVDSSTNQEDSFEPSDLSNEPLLGDSQTKNLSQSDSPQQIELESSEPTLDQIEVITCSSEKNSAALLEWQRIQQRMQNSIPLCKGHKEPCVARIVKKQGPNFGRRFYCCVRAEGPASNPEANCGYFKWAASKSRRK